The genome window GCGAACAGAACCACCAAGGTTACTTGGAGACAGCAGGCTTTTATTTGGAGAGGTCCTGGAGGTAGAGGGACTATGCTGGGGAGAGCCCAGATAGGACTCAGGGCTCATACAGATGCCACTGTCATTGTCTGATGTGGCATCTTCCTCCTTTATGCATTGAGGAACTATGGTAATATAAGCAGTGGAGTCTGATTTCCTATCTCCTTCAGAAATATCAACCTCACTGCCTAGCTCTAAACTAAAGGAATGATCTGCAGTGGGGGACAGGGTCTCTGGGGAAAGGGGAAGCGGTTGGAGGAAGGTAAAGGGGTCAATCTGGTCAGTTTTTGGTAAACTTTCTGGAAGATGGCCAATTGGGTTCACTGTCTTGGGGGGCTCCTTTTTAATCTCCTGTTCTAGGGGGTTAAAGAGATCACACGTGTCATCAAATGTGGCCAAAAGCTCCTCAGGCATGGTTTCCAGGTCATCTAAACTGAATAGGGCATCAAAGTCAAACTCCTTAAGATCCATTTTCTCCACCATCCAATCTGTCCCGGAGAAGGCATCCTctgcaaaagattttaaaaagaatgaaataaattcaGCCAGATGCACAAAGCAACAAACTCCTACCACCAAACCTCACCGGTAAACAAAGGGCAGGCACTCACCCTTACCGTTGTCTGAGGCTTCGACCAACCCATCCACAGTCAGCCATTCGGAGGAGCCCGCCTTAGCCTTGTCGTTGGAGAACCCATGAGGTTTGAAGTGCTTGGCCACCTCCAGGTAGTCGTCTAAGAGACCTAGGCTTTCTTCAGCCCCCAAACCCGACTGGTCGAAGGGGGACATCAAGTCCCCCACCAACACCCTGCTGCTCAGGAAGCTCATCTCGGTCATGTTGTGGGGCTTTGTTGGAATCGAGGAATGTGCTTAATTCGAAGGTGTCTTTGTCGGTTACAGCAATGCTGCTGCTGAATGCCGTGAAAAGCCTGAACATAAATCAGAAACAAAGTTCCATCAAAAATCAGCTGCTCTGAGAATTCCGTCTTTTTACTCCTAAGACAGGATGGCCCGACTCTACTTGGCTGTAGAACATCGGGAACACGTGGCCCCAGAGCCATTGTGCCGACCTTCCCCGTTCCCTCATCAGAGAGCACAAAATGGACGCCCTCGGAGCTCGGCCTTTCCTCAACCGGCCACAAGAGGAAGGTGCTGCATCCTCACGTCCAAATACGGCCGCGACCGCGCTGCCTCGTCCTCGTCCTCGTCCCCGCCCCCTGTGACTCACGCCTCCCCGGCCGCGCCGCCCTGCCCCgccgccatctttgctcctgccACGTTTCGCTAGGCGCCCGGCGGGACTCCAGAGACTAGGCCACCAAGGGTGTCTAACCCCGGGGCCAAGCCGCGCTCTCACAACTCAAGAGAGACGGCAGGTCCGCGACACCCAAACAGGACCCACGCGTCCCAAACGCTCATGAAACTGCTTCCCACTCGGCGACACCGCCACGCGCCCATGCAAGCCGCAAACAGACCCAGGGGCACAAGGCCAACCCCCTACTTACGCCATGGCTTAAGCCGCTGGGGGGTGCCGCTGCAGAGCctggtgctgctgctgccgctgctaaGGCCAATGCTGCCGCAGGCACTGCTGCCTCTAATGCGCCATGGCGGCCGCGGACCTGCGGATGCGGAGATAGGAAGGGCCTCGCTAGCACTCTACATAAGcagatagaagaagaagaaatggccGCAACAAGCTGACCGCGGGGTATTTATACATTTGGCTTTATGAGGACGCATCACAAAGAGAAAATCCTTCCGCTGATGTCACGTGATCATCACCTCCCACGCACTTGTTTTCCTCTGTCGACGCCCTATCATTTTGCAGCCAACGCCCTTTTCGTCCAGGGCGTGGttctaaagagaaaatgaattattttaaagcctCAAGAAAGGAAGGACGCATTATTTTACAAGGTTTCTGAGAGCTAAGAGTCACTCTTCCCTCTGCCGCCAGAGCGCGGAGGGATCTACCAGGCACGCCCTGTTTCCGGTATTCGctgaaggggggggagagaagtatTTCACGCCAAGAAACGTTTTTATAGTGAAGTCCGAGGCCGATTTATTATCGCGCGAGATGCCGAGAAGAGCGCGCATGGTGTTGATTGGTCAGGCATGGTGAGTCATATATATTTCGAGTTTTTATTGGCTCAGGCCCCGAGGTGGGTGGGCTGTTCAGTGATAGAGCCTGTGTtcgggagggagggagtgggtggGCTAATCACCTGATGCATTTCCCGCTTAAGGGTTCTGACGTTCGACCGCTCTTCTTGGTGGCACTCCTTTGCTGTGGCCTTCTCAGGCTGGCCTGTAGCTGCCCATGACCGGTTCTAACCCAGTGAGTTCCAAATAGTGGCGTCAGACCCCAACCCCTGCGGTCGCTAGTTGCCTGCTCTTAGTGTGGCTCCAATTAGGGACCAGGTTGCAGCTGGAAGATGAAACTAGTCAAAAAGACCAATCATTTCTTGTGCGCTTTCACCACGAGGAAGGCCCTTCAGTACTGAAAAGGGAGGCTGAGGACCTCAGGTGGAAGGTCACCTGATCCATGCCCACCTACCAACAAAGGCTAGCTGGCGTCCTTACTGTGAACTCCGTCAAGTTGAGTTGGGAAGATGCATAATCCTGTAGCCCAACCTATTATATTTTTCCGTATCCATTCTCCTAAAATGTTTGCTAGCCTATTAAAATATTCAGTCTATTACAGGGGAACTTCTTTTGGTTTATGTAAGTTCAATTTCTCTAAGAACAGGAGAGGTTTTATTCAACGGGGACTGCCAATTCTGTAACTCCCAAGCATCCACTTCCTAGCAAGTCCTCCTAATGGCAGTGAGAAAAAGAACCCACTCCCACTCGCGGGGGTGCCAGCAGTCCGGGTCCGGGCCAGCAACTTGCTCTGAGGAACTGTTAGGAGCGCTTGAAAGCTCTCTCTGTCATCCTTA of Saccopteryx bilineata isolate mSacBil1 chromosome 1, mSacBil1_pri_phased_curated, whole genome shotgun sequence contains these proteins:
- the ATF4 gene encoding cyclic AMP-dependent transcription factor ATF-4 isoform X2; its protein translation is MTEMSFLSSRVLVGDLMSPFDQSGLGAEESLGLLDDYLEVAKHFKPHGFSNDKAKAGSSEWLTVDGLVEASDNEDAFSGTDWMVEKMDLKEFDFDALFSLDDLETMPEELLATFDDTCDLFNPLEQEIKKEPPKTVNPIGHLPESLPKTDQIDPFTFLQPLPLSPETLSPTADHSFSLELGSEVDISEGDRKSDSTAYITIVPQCIKEEDATSDNDSGICMSPESYLGSPQHSPSTSRTSPNKSLLSPSNLGGSVRPKPYDPSGEKVVVAKVKGEKLDKKLKKMEQNKTAATRYRQKKRAEQEALTGECKELEKKNEALKEKADSLAKEIQYLKDLIEEVRKARGKKKALSLE
- the ATF4 gene encoding cyclic AMP-dependent transcription factor ATF-4 isoform X1, whose protein sequence is MTEMSFLSSRVLVGDLMSPFDQSGLGAEESLGLLDDYLEVAKHFKPHGFSNDKAKAGSSEWLTVDGLVEASDNGKEDAFSGTDWMVEKMDLKEFDFDALFSLDDLETMPEELLATFDDTCDLFNPLEQEIKKEPPKTVNPIGHLPESLPKTDQIDPFTFLQPLPLSPETLSPTADHSFSLELGSEVDISEGDRKSDSTAYITIVPQCIKEEDATSDNDSGICMSPESYLGSPQHSPSTSRTSPNKSLLSPSNLGGSVRPKPYDPSGEKVVVAKVKGEKLDKKLKKMEQNKTAATRYRQKKRAEQEALTGECKELEKKNEALKEKADSLAKEIQYLKDLIEEVRKARGKKKALSLE